The Rhodamnia argentea isolate NSW1041297 chromosome 10, ASM2092103v1, whole genome shotgun sequence sequence gcaaatgatttGGAAACTTTCTGCCATGAAAACTTGCCTCAATTTTCAAAACGAATAGACCTGAAGCATCTTGAGTTTTCCTTCGGTGATGGAGATAGCTTACCTGGGGTGATGCTTCTTACGTCCAAGAAAGATACTCCTGCCATCTGGCGTGCTCTTAGCGGCTTGTACCACAAGCGcttcaatttttatgacttgCAGGTAATGTAGGAAGTACAGTATAATTCTTCTGGATTGTTCTATCCATGGTAAATAGGTACTTGTATAAGCAATTGGTTGGTTAGGGAGGAAATCAGATGTTAATGTTACTCCTTTCATTGGCCAAATTGTTCCTGGCATTGCAGAAATGTTTTCTCTAGTCGGTAAGATTCTGAACCTTCTAAGTTTCTAAACTGGCTATGTAGTGAATCCTGTGATGTTTCATACAGGTTCATGATGTTTCTGATCCGGCtattaaaaaattagggatcaatGCTCTTCCAGCTATAGTTGGTTGGCTGAGTAACGGAGAGAAGCATACTTTGAAAGCAGGTATTTCTGTGAAAGACGTGAACTCTGCTATCAATGAATTAAGTGCCTTATTTGATGGTTTTGagaggaagaacaagaaatcAGATTCAAGTCGAGCTAGGAAGGCACAGACCGAGTCAGTGAATGAGCAGATACCCCTTCTGAAAGGTGCAAATTTTGATGACTTATGTGGACAAAGTTCTCCACTTTGCATCATTGGTGCATTCAGATCCTCGAGGGCAAGGAAAGAGTTGGAATCAATTCTATCCGTGGTatgagaaattttttctttctactaAGGAAATAAGCTTTGGTTTTGATATTATAGAATCGGAGATTAGGatagatattaaaaaaatttgcaatagGAAGGTACTATGTGCAATTGCGACTGTTAAAGTAAAGTACTTATAGACATGTATATTCCTTGGGATGGCTCTGGTAAACAATGCTGTATCCGAGCATCTGTGATTTGATGGCAGCAGAGATCTTTAAAGAATGATAACTTAGGTCTCATTGACAATTAATAGAATGACTTTTTCATACGTGTTATTTATCACCTATGTGATGATAAGGAAGCAActcaattcttctttttttccatgatTGGTGCTTCAGGTCTCTAAGaagtcattttcaaggaaacagAGTCTGTCCAATGGAAACCGAGATTCCATCTCCTATGCCCTTTTGGATGCTAGCAAGCAGCCAGCTTTTCTAAATGCATTTGACAAGTCAGGATATAAATCATCTGATAAGGTACTTGTCGCCTACAAGCATCGAAAGGGGAAGTTTGCAATTTACGCAAAAGAGTTAGGCACGGAACAAGTGGAACAGTTTATTAGCTCAGTTCTCAGTGGAGATGTAACATTCACCAAGACGAGGCAGCCTCCGAAGCTCACATGAAATCCCTGATAGCTGTAAAAGTGAATTACAATTTAGGGATTCAGCTGAAAAGTTGGACTTTTACATGCTAAGGCATTGTATGACACTAACAATACTGTTAAACTCGCCACTAAGGTCCGGTTTCTAGGCTTCTGTACATAGTTAGAGGAGAAGGATGAGATCTTATCCTGGTCACGGTGGCTGCTCACATCCCACTCTTGTGGGAAGTGATCATGATTCGTCTACACGTAATTGCTAATTTAAATGATAGCAACCCTGGTTTATACGCTGTATATACAAACTTATGTGACTGCAATTTTGAAGTATTAGAAGATGAaacattttgggtttttttgttgtttaacATTTGGCTTCAATACATACTTGTTTGTGGGTTGCTATCCCATTTTTAGCTGGGATGGAAATCTGGAAGACTTGATCATGAGAATCAATTGTTCCAATCTTGAGGTTGTGCAGGAGCTCTGTCCTTGCGCAAGCACATCCgcatcttccttttttttttttttttggtgacctTCTGATGCTATTGACCAGAGTTGGAAGCACAATAAAGCTATTTTGCCACTTCCGCAATTTTAGTGCTCCTTTACTGTTCTATCTCCTTTTCTTCTCGTCcgtgcatcttttttttttttaaagctcccTCTTCTTTTGCCTGTCAAATAAAGGTGCTACTCCTTTAATCAGGAAAGAGGCTCTAGAATGTATAAAATCTGGTCAGGAAGACCTAAAATTGTTTTCCTACTGGATGGTTCGACCAGTTGATGTTGACCTTAGGTTTATTCTTCTTACAGGGGAAAGATTATATCCGGGGCTACCTCTATCTTGCACAGAGACATGTTAAATTTCTTGAGGATTACGGCGCCTGCGGAAAGCAGTTCCTTGGAAAATTTATCGGGAAACTTGATCTAATTGGATCTCGATGATGATGTCGAAGCAAACACTTAAAAGCTTCTTTTACCATCCCGTGGTAATACGTATCTATCAAGAATCTTGTCGTCCTAGTGAGAATAATGCTTACTCTAGAGCACATGGTTGTATAAAGAGGGCCCTGACAACATTGCGTGATCGTAAGGCGCCGGTGCTGGATAATTGCTGTGCTGATATCATTGGAGTATCTGATGTTTGACTCCGAGTTTAAAATCCTTCCCGCTCGTTCTTGCTGCTGAGATTGAATCTTCCAATTCCACTTGAAACATATATGAATGAGTCCTGCTTTCCTGTACTATATGCCTTTTACTTTGTCCTTTGTGCGTCAAAATGAAGCGATATCTCGACCCAGTTTGTTCTTCATACTGAACTAGCCTATTTGGTTTGGTTAGCTTATCGATTTGACCGAACAGCGATCTACGAAAGAGGCAGGCAAGGTATGAGGAACCACAAGACCGCATTAACGGAAGCCGAATGACCACGTCGGTAGGGAGGAGAATGTCAATGGGAGCAAAAGGTTAGGCGTTCAGTGAGAGGTCTCCCTGTGAATCCCAACTCTGCCATTATGTGATGTACAATTGAAAGTTTGAACACGGAACTCACTGTGCGTATCATAGGACTTGTTTATTGTCGTGCAAGTTAACGGGACCTGATCTGATGGGGGGATGCCAACCTTGTGTTGCTGTCCAAGAAAACTTAAGGTGATCcagataaattttagaaaaggcaatgagggaaaaaaaaagaagggttttacacttaccttacaaaaaaaaaaaaaaaaaagggcttctctctctctcttttttttttttattatataaatgATAGCATGTCCTAAAATTACTCGATTGAAAATTATTAGTGGGGATATTTATCTGGTGCACGAACTTTGAAAATGGGAACTCCTACAAGTAAGACTTCGATTCAAGACCTAAACATGTAAGGCCGTTTAGTACAGCCCAAGGTCGAACTATAGTTTTGTTATCCCGCAGCTCTGCCGTGAAGTGTAATGCGTGTGCTTtgtaataaattaaaattggtTAAAACACTCTAAAGTTAACTGATACAATTTCTTAAAAACAGCCGTTAGATGTTGTTACTTTGAAGATTTTGTAATCGTGAGGTGTTTAAATACCCTGCTAGGTATATCGATAGTGAAACACTGCTCATGGTTAAACCCTTACTAAAGACAACTCCACTTGCtaaaaaattaccattttccGACATTTGTGATCCTTTTATAAACATGTATTTTCGAGATATTGAAAACGAGTTAAAGTATAGCACATTTCGCATTTTCAATCACATTGGACATTGCCTAATCAGTGCGCTAACGAGTTAGTGATCTATTTGAATTACTCTTTGTTCGAGATGCTTGAATGGCGCATTCTACTGCATAAAGGGTTGCATTGGGCCTTGGCCTTGATGTGCTCAAATTGATTTTCGCTTTCCCTTATATATTGCGTAACCTTGCTTGTATTTCATTGCTACAGTACATTGTCATGCCACAAAGTCAACATATATCGAACCAAGggcaaaaagttcaaaaaaatcctaagcctattgcattgctatcaatttagttctaaatatttcaattaaactaatttagttctaaacattttcatattagtgccaattgagtcaatctggTCAATTTAGActgaaaattattgacgtggatatCGGTCTTACTACGTGACACGATTGGCTCtgatatggatatttttaatatcttttttgaatttctttctttcttttttttttttccatggctTGACCGACGAGAGTCGACCTCGCCTAGACAAGGACGAGGTCGAACGAGGCCAGCCTTCGCCGGTGGCCGACACGggtcatgaaaaaaaatatccacatcaatgcATGTCGTCAACAATTTCTAGCCTAAAGTGGTCGGATGGactaattggtacaaatgtgaaaatatttagaactaaataggtcaaattaaaaggtttaagattgaattattaccaatacaatatgtttaatacttttttttttgtacatttcCCACACGAAAGTCATTCCATCCTCAAAACTATGAACTTCCAAGTTCCAACAGGCGCATGGATCGCACCCATAATTCTTTAGCAGTATTTGAAGCTGCTTACTATATTAGCAAGTTGAACAAATCCATCAATCGATGAAAGTGGCTACAAATCGTGTTCTTGTCGTGTCAACTTGAGAGACACTATTAAATAACACGTTCAATAGTCACAAGATAGGTAAGTCAAACGCGATCCGTATATTATATTTAATTAACTAGGTTAAATTGGGTCATTACATAACTATCAACCCGAATAAAAcatttttgaggaaaaaaagagagaggaaagaacCTCTATGGTTTTGTTTGCGAGATTGATGTGCTTTATAAGTTTGCATGCTTTTGCAAGATCGACTAATTACCGAAAAAAAATCACTGGAATTATGAACATcttcttgcccttttttttttttgggtcgaacatcTTCTTGCTTAGTTAATGGAAATGTTCAACGTTCATTCTAAATAATCATGATAAATTCCGGGATTTTGGTTTACCTTCACTAATATTACATTCATCAGCCGTAAAATTACAGTATCATTCTCCGGCCATCCGTGGTGGTAGGGAACCTGgtagaaaacaaaagaaaatcaaagaaacgatgagaagaaaacagaaaagttTGCACTTTTGTCCCCCATCTAAGGTCAAAGAGTCAACATAGGACGACAACAATCCGAGGATGATTGGTCTCATTTCGCTTTACTACAGAGCGACAAAAAAGGCTGAACTCCCTGTCATCATTTAGTGCGAAGCCGTATTGTTTATGGATTGCGACGCCAACCAAACCAGCGGGATGCCGTGGTCTTCCAAAACCAGCCGACGTTTCGTTTCCAAGGACCGCTCGCCGGATTTTGTGGCCCCCAAAAAAACAGGGTCGACACGTGGATCTCACTCTTCTCCGTGGGACAACGTTTCATGTGAGGGAAATCGCCACCCCCGCATCTCCCGCGGCAGCGAGGATGTCGTGTAACCGGTCGACTGTAGCTAAAATTGTCAAATAGATGGGTCATGTTGGGTTTTGATCGGATGAAAAATGATCCAATCCAAATAGACCCATTTAGCTTGTTCTgacttattttcatgcaatacaaatttagtgactCATATCTGATCGACTTATACTCGGTCCAAAtcatattcctaaaatactttcatactTAGCCAAATTTAAGAAAACTCATATTTAAACCGAGGTGAGAATGAGGAGTGAGTGAGGAcgagagagaacaaaaagagaggTGAGTTGGATCTAAGTAAATTAATTTACGacttatttatgacccatttaataTCTATTTACGACCCATTTATCAAATATAACTAATTCATATCACGACTCAACCCATCATatatatgggttaagaaatgagCTTATGATGTATTTTGACAAGTCTAATCGCCACCTACGTGTTAAGAATCTTATCTTACTTCAACATCATGTACATGTGTGTCTCACTTTTGATTGATCGGTCGCATTGTATGTCATTGCCACATGACATATTCGAAAATTAAATGCCATGTCTTTAAAAGGGCCGGATTGACGTTAGATTTCGTGACATTTGCTTATGAAATACGTATATTAATTTGCTATTGGATGTATTTCATCAATGTATATTCATGATCTATTATTACGTTGCTTAACATGGTACTTTTGtggattgatttcaatatggTTACAGAAGAAAAGGATAGATCTGCGCATTTCATGTGGCATGAAAAATGTGACCGTGAAATCAGGGTCGCATGGCAGGCGCACGTGGAATCAAATGATGCTCTTTGGTAATTGAATACAAATAGGACTTTCTTAAAAAAAGTTGATCATTTTCAAATTACTAATTTCCTAAAATCCGTCGGtcttattttataaattttttttcttaagttaaaATATCGCAAGTTCAACGATTAGCGGTTTGCACAATCTTGTAACTAAGGGGTCTTGCTTCGCCATCCGGTTATAGGATAGTGCGAAGCACAAATAACAAACAGTGAGCCGAAGCTCACGACGGGGGCTTCCAAGCAGTAGTCCAAGAATGTGGTGCCCAACCTAAATGCGTCCCTTATTTTAGAGCATCGATTCCCGCACCCCGTACCCCTCCgattaaaagaatattttttctttcctttacctCAAAAGAAGACCCCCGAATTTTATATCTTAGAGTTCGAATGCAGCCTTTTAAGGTCATGCTAAAGAccgatcaaattaaaatatcacGAGTTCAACAATTAACAGTTCAACATAAAACAATTCCATACAATCGCAATAAGGCACGCGGCTACGGCTAATAGCAATGTGCCCCTAAGTCATAATAACAtcgaaagagaaatcaaaaattaaatgtgCTTCCACCTATAGCTCGACAAATTCGAATGTGAGAAAAATTTATGAAACTAGCAAAATCAGGTAAATAGTTCAGTCCGCACGGATACAGGGATGCGGGGGCGAGCATAACTCCAGACATTACGACTCTTCCCCTTGTACCTGTCGGTTCCAAGCTCGGAACCTGTCTCGCAACCTCTAATGCCCCGCCTTTCAAATCGGGCCAacctgacccgacccgactcgtcGGTGCTGAGATTCCACTTCAAATTGAATATGGCCAGGTCCACGATGCAATGGACTCAAGCACACGAAAAGTAGTCAATTTGACAGCTTTTACAATGAAAATGGAGTCTCCAACGGTAATGCTATTGCAAAcacctttctctctcccccGCTGCTAAACCGCCCatcgaatctctctctctctctctctctctctctctctctctctctctagctcgcTCGCATATATAAGGACTCCATTTTTCACCCGCTCTTCTTCACACACCGAGAACGACTCACAGAAACTCACAGAAGCTCCCACGAACCTCCATTGCAATTGCTCGTTTCAccttcaccttctccttctccctctaACTCCTCCTCTCCGCTCTCTCCGCCAATCTCCGCCGCTCCTCCTCCATGGACACCAACATCGGAGCCCTCAACTCCTGCAAGCCCGCCTCGAGCGACCTCGGCTCTCCCCCCAACGGCGCCGCCTCGGCCATCCAGAGCTCGGCCCCCCCGCACGCGGCGCTCGCCTTCCCCGACGCCACCATGGGCCGCCACCTCGCCCGCCGGCTCGTCCAAATCGGCGTCACCGACGTCTTCTCCGTCCCCGGCGACTTCAACCTCACGCTCCTCGACCACCTCATCGCCGAGCCGGGGCTCAACCTCGTCGGCTGCTGCAACGAGCTCAACGCCGGGTACGCCGCCGACGGCTACGCCCGCTCGCGGGGCGTCGGGGCATGCGTCGTCACGTTCACCGTCGGCGGGCTTAGCGTGCTCAACGCCATTGCCGGCGCTTACAGCGAGAACCTGCCGGTGATCTGCATCGTCGGCGGGCCCAACTCCAACGACTACGGGACGAACAGGATACTTCACCATACCATTGGGTTGCCTGATTTCAGCCAAGAGCTTAGGTGTTTTCAGACAGTTACTTGTTTCCAGGTATCCTTTCGGTCTTTTTCAACCATTCTTTCTGCTGACACTAATCTTTTATTCGGATCTGATCTATGTCTGAGGAAAGATGCATATGTTGACTATAAATACTGCTTATAATACTTTCTGCAATTATTCTCATTATAATGCTTGTCGCCGGTTTTGATCTATTATAAACTACTAGTGGTTGCTTAAATAGTGTGGATGGGAGCTGCCATTGGGGGTTCTTCAGAGATTGTTGTAATAAGGGTAAACTTGTTAAGTGCAGATTGAATGAACTGACTTGTTAATTGTTTCCGTTTCGCCTTTTTCTAGGCTGTGGTGAATAATTTGGAAGATGCACATGAACTGATCGATACCGCGATCTCGACTGCTCTGAAAGAAAGCAAGCCCGTTTACATAAGCATAAGCTGTAACTTGCCTGCCATACCTCATCCTACATTCAGTCACGAGCCGGTTCCATTTTCACTCTCTCCCAAGTAATTTTCTGCCTGTTCAAGTCATTGAGTCCATTGAGTTTATTAGATTTCGAGCAAGAGTGACATGATTGATTAATTTCCTCGACGCAGATTGAGTAATCAGATGGGACTGGAAGCTGCAGTAGAGGCAGCTGCAGAGTTCTTGAACAAGGCAGTCAAGCCGGTAATGGTGGGTGGCCCGAAACTCCGGCCTGCAAAGGCTTGTGAGGCATTCATAGAACTAGCTGATGCCTGTGGCTATACTGTAGCTGTGATGCCATCGGCTAAAGGGCTCGTGCCTGAGCACCATCCCCACTTTATTGGGACTTACTGGGGTGCGGTGAGCACTGCATTCTGCGCCGAGATTGTGGAATCCGCGGATGCCTACTTGTTTGCTGGGCCCATTTTCAATGACTACAGCTCCGTTGGGTATTCCCTTCttctgaagaaggagaaggccaTTATCCTGCAGCCTGATAGGGTTGTGATCGGAAATGGACCCTCTTTTGGTTGTGTTATGATGAAGGATTTTCTTAAAGCACTCTCGAAGCGGCTTAAGCGGAATACCACTGCttatgagaattatcataggaTTTATGTTCCTGAGGGACATCCATTGAAGTGTGAACCCAAGGAGCCCCTGAGGGTGAATGTCCTGTTCAAACACATACAGGACATGCTTTCTAGTGAATCAGCTGTGATTGCTGAGACTGGAGACTCTTGGTTCAACTGCCAGAAGCTGAAATTACCAAGAAACTGCGGGTATGTGGGTGTAGTTGTATGGATTAGGTCCCCTGGTCTTTAACTTTGTGATCTGTTGAGAAAACAAACTGAAATTGTTCGAATGGGGTATGCAGGTATGAATTCCAAATGCAGTATGGATCTATTGGATGGTCCGTTGGTGCGACTCTTGGGTATGCGCAGGCGGTGCCAGAGAAGAGGGTCATTGCATGCATTGGAGATGGTAGTTTCCAGGTATGGAATGGTTTTTGATATCTGTTATGTGGCTAAGCACATTCCCACCAGCCATCATGAATGACGTGGTTATGCATAGAGCTTCCTTGAAGAAGATACCACTAGTTTTGCAGGCTCAACCAGTAAACACGCTAGTAATCCTGTTAAGCAATTTGCATAGATGAAGAGTTTTGTCATACAATGCCAGTCATCAACTGACGTTATTCTTTCCCTCCCTTTTGCTATTAAATTTGATAATTCTAATCGTTGTATGTTAATTGAATGTAAGAGATGACTAATGTAATATTTACGGGCAATTTTGGCACTGTAGGTAACTGCCCAAGATGTGTCAACTATGCTGCGATGTGGGCAGAATACCATCATCTTCCTGATAAACAACGGCGGCTACACCATCGAAGTTGAGATCCACGATGGTCCCTACAATGTGATCAAGAACTGGAACTACACTGGCCTGGTGGAAGCAATTCACAACGGCGAGGGAAAGTGCTGGACTACGAAAGTAAGTTGCTTGTATACTAGTCGTGGTTTTGACAATGAACTTATTCGCCAATCCGCAAAATCCCCCGGGCCATACCTAACATAATAGAATTTGCTCATGTTTGCAGGTTTTCTATGAGAAGGAGCTTATCGAAGCGATTCAGACGGCCACAGGGCCCAAGAAGGATTGCTTGTGCTTCATAGAGGTGATAGTTCACAAGGACGACACCAGCAAAGAGCTTCTGGAATGGGGTTCCCGGGTCTCGGCCGCCAACGGTCGTCCTCCCAATCCTCAGTAGAAGAGCCTTGATTCTCATCAGTATGTTGCTTATGTGAGAGATATGCCCCAAAGCAATCATGTAAAAGTTACATGTTATGGATTTCAGTTGTgctttcaatttattatttgattaaTGGCAAAgtcatatttattcatttgtccaattatttaaatatatgaataaattccataagatcggttttggctggacctattcttgagatgtTGAGAATATATGTGACGGGTTCACGGTTAGACTGAATCTTTGAACCGATCTCGgtcgatggatcattgaatggatatcaatgatcctgttgagaccggtgtgttcttaattTCACCAATAAatattggatacttaaaggaatgacgagtcacataTTGGGTATTGCGATACCCGAGTTAGAACACGAGTGCTTGTGCcggacaagttcaccgaacgtgacgCAAATTGAACGATTAGCAACATGGAAAGTTTTTAGCGCGGttaatgtctaattgttcatgtgtttggtcttgtgtaaataatccttagacccgaggcacaatattgacttgtgtgttgcatTGCTATGGTTCACAAGGACGCATATTGGCGGTTTGTtgatccgtctctgtacttgatggtcatagttcatgcacatatgAAGTCACacatgtgcgcaaaatggaatctgtttccttgttacatgcaaggtatgatgtcCTAAGCGATCTAATTATGGCAATATATTGAAATCCTTGACCGGGGTTATAACcaagaatgaaatgttcatgtctcgtataaatgcatgtcga is a genomic window containing:
- the LOC115745797 gene encoding pyruvate decarboxylase 1, coding for MDTNIGALNSCKPASSDLGSPPNGAASAIQSSAPPHAALAFPDATMGRHLARRLVQIGVTDVFSVPGDFNLTLLDHLIAEPGLNLVGCCNELNAGYAADGYARSRGVGACVVTFTVGGLSVLNAIAGAYSENLPVICIVGGPNSNDYGTNRILHHTIGLPDFSQELRCFQTVTCFQAVVNNLEDAHELIDTAISTALKESKPVYISISCNLPAIPHPTFSHEPVPFSLSPKLSNQMGLEAAVEAAAEFLNKAVKPVMVGGPKLRPAKACEAFIELADACGYTVAVMPSAKGLVPEHHPHFIGTYWGAVSTAFCAEIVESADAYLFAGPIFNDYSSVGYSLLLKKEKAIILQPDRVVIGNGPSFGCVMMKDFLKALSKRLKRNTTAYENYHRIYVPEGHPLKCEPKEPLRVNVLFKHIQDMLSSESAVIAETGDSWFNCQKLKLPRNCGYEFQMQYGSIGWSVGATLGYAQAVPEKRVIACIGDGSFQVTAQDVSTMLRCGQNTIIFLINNGGYTIEVEIHDGPYNVIKNWNYTGLVEAIHNGEGKCWTTKVFYEKELIEAIQTATGPKKDCLCFIEVIVHKDDTSKELLEWGSRVSAANGRPPNPQ